In the genome of Opitutia bacterium, one region contains:
- a CDS encoding UMP kinase, protein MGAKTTGHTELKFKRIVLKLSGEVLRGRGTEPIDDATLEAMCTQVKEIHDLGVQVCIVIGGGNIFRGLQGAKRGIDRTTGDYMGMLATVINGLALMDRLEKLGVSTRVQSAIPMNQIAEPFILRRAIRHLEKGRVVIFVAGTGNPYFSTDTTAALRASELHADIIMKATKVDGIYDKDPKKHADAVKYDTLTFIDALKQRLNVMDSTAFSLCMDNNVPILVFDLNDEHAIRKAVRGEKVGTLVSN, encoded by the coding sequence ATGGGAGCGAAGACCACCGGCCACACCGAACTGAAGTTCAAGCGCATCGTCCTCAAGCTGAGCGGCGAAGTCCTCCGCGGGCGCGGCACCGAGCCGATCGACGACGCCACCCTCGAGGCGATGTGCACCCAGGTGAAGGAAATCCACGACCTCGGCGTGCAGGTCTGCATCGTCATCGGCGGCGGCAACATCTTCCGCGGCCTCCAGGGCGCCAAGCGCGGCATCGACCGCACCACCGGCGACTACATGGGCATGCTCGCCACCGTCATCAACGGCCTCGCGCTCATGGACCGCCTCGAAAAACTCGGCGTCAGCACGCGCGTGCAATCAGCCATCCCGATGAACCAGATCGCCGAGCCGTTCATCCTCCGCCGCGCCATCCGCCACCTCGAAAAGGGCCGCGTCGTCATCTTCGTCGCCGGCACGGGCAATCCGTATTTCTCGACCGACACCACCGCCGCCCTCCGCGCCTCCGAGCTGCACGCCGACATCATCATGAAGGCCACCAAGGTCGACGGTATCTACGACAAGGACCCGAAGAAGCACGCCGACGCCGTCAAATACGACACCCTCACCTTCATCGACGCCCTCAAGCAGCGCCTCAACGTGATGGACTCGACCGCGTTCTCGCTCTGCATGGACAACAACGTCCCGATCCTCGTGTTCGACCTCAACGACGAGCACGCCATCCGCAAAGCCGTTCGCGGCGAGAAAGTCGGCACGCTCGTCAGCAACTGA
- the frr gene encoding ribosome recycling factor — protein MTSATLADAQARMKKAVDHTLHEFSTIHTGKASPAMVESVMVEAYGSMMPLKGCAAITTPDPRMIQIQPWDKGLTRAIEKALQMANIGVNPVVDGQVIRLPFPELSKERRQEFVKTAHRLAEEGRVAVRHVRRDAMEATKKLKKDGKISEDDEKRLEKEVQVATDKAIKDIDAHLAHKEKDLMTV, from the coding sequence ATGACCTCCGCCACCCTCGCCGACGCCCAAGCCCGCATGAAGAAGGCCGTCGACCACACGCTCCACGAATTCTCCACCATCCACACCGGCAAAGCCTCGCCGGCCATGGTCGAGTCCGTGATGGTCGAAGCCTACGGTTCGATGATGCCGCTCAAAGGCTGCGCCGCCATCACGACGCCCGACCCGCGCATGATCCAGATCCAGCCGTGGGACAAGGGCCTCACCCGCGCCATCGAGAAGGCGCTCCAGATGGCCAATATCGGCGTCAACCCCGTCGTCGACGGCCAGGTCATCCGCCTCCCCTTCCCCGAACTGTCCAAGGAGCGCCGCCAGGAATTCGTGAAGACCGCGCACCGCCTCGCCGAAGAGGGCCGCGTCGCCGTCCGCCACGTCCGCCGCGACGCCATGGAAGCCACCAAGAAGCTCAAGAAGGACGGCAAGATTTCCGAAGACGACGAGAAGCGCCTCGAAAAGGAGGTCCAAGTCGCCACCGACAAAGCGATCAAGGACATCGACGCCCACCTCGCCCACAAGGAAAAGGACCTGATGACGGTCTGA
- a CDS encoding ATP-dependent helicase, with translation MPDFELDSPFPHAGSAPAIDFRASLNDEQFTAVTAEPGPLLVLAGAGSGKTRTLTYRVAYLLSQGVKPGEILLLTFTNKAAKEMLHRVHELTGVEPARFWGGTFHSIGNRALRMFGDAIKLPKNFSILDADESESLLKQCVESIDKLFFKDKTNPRPSPLFSVLSLARNKQCSVVDLVERQFPHYREIAHLFPKFAAAYDKAKREQSVVDYDDLLELWLRLLTDAPDVAQYFNHRFRHVLVDEYQDTNTIQAQIVDKLASHHRVMAVGDDAQCIYSWRGAEFENIMTFPDRHPGTVIHRIEVNYRSTPEILDFANAVLNTAPKGRHFEKELRAARKHGPKPSVIQAMDDREQAAFVLKRIESLVQDDGVSPKEIAILYRSHFIALEMQLALSRAGIPYVITSGVKFFERQHVRDLIALIQFVYNPSNTLAWQRFAILLPKVGEKGAQKIYAAALDHAKLLQKNFIDALAEDDVKTKVPKDAKDDWPNFCASLQQVAAAMDAGKPADAVRIAIDGWYGDYMRGAYADYLDRLEELKGFVGFASQFTTMQEMLTQVALLNGETAEKEVEPTDDAIRLTTVHQAKGLEYDVVFVIGAADNQFPTRRSIEDGDVEEERRLFYVAVTRAKNELYISYPRVATRAGPGGMMLQPSRFLLELPNDLYDELRIKRSWGW, from the coding sequence TTGCCCGACTTCGAACTAGACTCTCCCTTCCCGCACGCCGGCTCCGCGCCCGCGATCGACTTCCGCGCATCGCTCAACGACGAGCAGTTCACCGCCGTCACCGCCGAGCCCGGCCCGCTGCTCGTCCTCGCCGGCGCCGGCTCCGGCAAGACCCGCACGCTCACCTACCGCGTCGCCTACCTCCTCTCCCAGGGGGTGAAGCCCGGCGAGATCCTCCTCCTCACCTTCACCAACAAGGCCGCGAAGGAGATGCTCCACCGCGTCCACGAGCTCACCGGCGTCGAGCCCGCGCGCTTCTGGGGCGGCACCTTCCACTCCATCGGCAACCGCGCGCTGCGCATGTTCGGCGACGCCATCAAGCTCCCGAAAAACTTCTCCATCCTCGACGCCGACGAGTCCGAATCGCTCCTCAAGCAGTGCGTCGAGTCCATCGACAAGCTCTTCTTCAAGGACAAGACCAACCCCCGCCCCAGCCCGCTCTTCAGCGTCCTTTCCCTCGCGCGCAACAAGCAGTGCTCCGTCGTGGACCTCGTCGAGCGCCAGTTCCCGCACTACCGCGAGATCGCGCACCTCTTCCCGAAATTCGCCGCCGCCTACGACAAGGCGAAGCGCGAGCAATCCGTCGTGGATTACGACGACCTCCTCGAACTCTGGCTCCGCCTCCTCACCGACGCGCCCGACGTCGCGCAGTATTTCAACCACCGATTCCGCCACGTCCTCGTGGACGAGTATCAGGACACCAACACCATCCAGGCCCAGATCGTGGACAAACTCGCCTCGCACCACCGCGTCATGGCCGTGGGCGACGACGCGCAGTGCATCTACTCGTGGCGCGGCGCCGAGTTCGAAAACATCATGACGTTCCCCGACCGCCACCCGGGCACCGTCATCCACCGCATCGAGGTCAACTACCGCTCGACACCCGAGATCCTCGACTTCGCCAACGCCGTCCTCAACACCGCGCCCAAAGGCCGCCACTTCGAAAAAGAACTCCGCGCCGCCCGCAAACACGGCCCGAAGCCGTCCGTCATCCAGGCGATGGACGACCGCGAGCAAGCCGCCTTCGTCCTCAAGCGCATCGAGTCGCTCGTGCAAGACGACGGCGTCTCGCCCAAGGAGATCGCGATCCTCTACCGCTCGCACTTCATCGCGCTCGAGATGCAGCTCGCGCTCTCCCGCGCCGGCATTCCCTACGTCATCACGTCCGGCGTGAAATTCTTCGAGCGCCAGCACGTCCGCGACCTCATCGCGCTCATCCAATTCGTCTACAACCCGAGCAACACGCTCGCGTGGCAACGCTTCGCCATCCTGCTCCCGAAGGTCGGCGAAAAAGGCGCGCAGAAAATCTACGCCGCCGCGCTCGACCACGCGAAGCTCCTCCAGAAAAACTTCATCGACGCCCTCGCCGAGGACGACGTGAAGACCAAGGTCCCGAAGGACGCCAAGGACGACTGGCCCAACTTTTGCGCCTCGCTCCAGCAAGTCGCCGCCGCGATGGACGCCGGCAAACCCGCCGACGCCGTGCGCATCGCCATCGACGGCTGGTATGGCGACTACATGCGCGGCGCCTACGCCGACTACCTCGACCGCCTCGAGGAATTGAAGGGCTTCGTCGGCTTCGCGTCCCAATTCACGACGATGCAGGAAATGCTCACGCAAGTCGCGCTCCTCAACGGCGAGACCGCCGAAAAGGAAGTCGAGCCCACCGACGACGCCATCCGCCTGACGACGGTGCACCAAGCCAAAGGCCTTGAATACGATGTCGTCTTCGTGATCGGCGCCGCCGACAACCAGTTCCCCACCCGCCGCTCGATCGAAGACGGAGACGTGGAAGAAGAGCGCCGCCTCTTCTACGTCGCCGTGACGCGAGCCAAGAACGAGCTCTACATCAGCTACCCGAGAGTAGCGACGCGCGCGGGTCCGGGAGGGATGATGTTACAGCCGTCGAGGTTCCTGTTGGAGCTTCCCAACGACCTCTATGATGAACTCCGCATCAAGCGGAGTTGGGGTTGGTAA
- a CDS encoding addiction module protein, which produces MPRRKFQQLVEEAKQLPYGERAELIEQLIAASAQDIDPKIEQAWGDEAMRRLKEIEDGKVQMIPGEVVAAKMRKILGRE; this is translated from the coding sequence ATGCCACGCCGCAAGTTCCAGCAACTCGTCGAGGAGGCCAAGCAACTCCCCTACGGCGAACGCGCGGAACTCATCGAGCAGCTCATCGCCGCCTCCGCACAGGACATCGACCCCAAGATCGAGCAAGCCTGGGGCGACGAAGCGATGCGCCGCCTCAAAGAAATCGAAGACGGCAAAGTGCAGATGATTCCCGGCGAGGTCGTGGCGGCCAAGATGCGGAAGATCCTCGGCCGAGAGTGA
- a CDS encoding type II toxin-antitoxin system RelE/ParE family toxin encodes MKPHALHPEADAEYEEAVRYYAAVTPDLGGRFFDEIERLMAEAARMPKVFRFIHPPARRVLAQDFPFGIIYVDQPDRIWILAVMHLHRAPGYWRHSLSP; translated from the coding sequence GTGAAACCACACGCCCTCCACCCTGAGGCCGATGCGGAATACGAGGAGGCGGTCCGATATTACGCCGCCGTCACGCCTGACCTCGGCGGACGGTTTTTCGACGAGATCGAACGCCTGATGGCTGAAGCCGCCCGGATGCCGAAAGTGTTTCGCTTTATCCACCCACCCGCCCGGCGCGTCCTCGCCCAAGATTTTCCGTTCGGCATCATCTACGTCGATCAACCCGACCGCATCTGGATTCTCGCCGTGATGCACCTCCACCGCGCGCCCGGCTACTGGCGGCACAGTCTTTCGCCATGA
- a CDS encoding alginate lyase family protein produces the protein MKFFCFLVLAIGCWATPAATAMTFVHPGARNAAAELDFVKGRIRTGAQPWTGELERLRASAFATRTPHAMKRVNSASSDENVVRDDAIAAYAQALLWTFTGEPVYAARSLAILDAWSELEGFTAGTQQDRLLAGWIGAVLAPAAEIMRGHPAWTADRTARLAAMFRRAFYPQLEPASTWNGNVDLTQIDALLAIAVFNEDEPLFRRGLERLRVRSVAYFYLATDGSLPASIAGDGGDVRKFWFQPRRWVDGLTQETCRDNGHHSQFGLGSALNAAETAWHQGVDVYAEHQARYVAAMELLAGQLLAGSMQGVSANDVPTSSRFATWELGYHHYHHRRGLDLPNTRRLLEEQIRPRAERASWNLVFETLTHAR, from the coding sequence ATGAAGTTCTTCTGTTTCCTCGTCCTCGCGATCGGCTGCTGGGCGACGCCTGCCGCCACCGCGATGACCTTTGTTCACCCCGGCGCGCGCAATGCCGCGGCGGAACTGGACTTCGTCAAGGGCCGCATCCGGACCGGCGCCCAACCGTGGACCGGCGAACTTGAGCGGCTCCGGGCGTCGGCGTTTGCGACCCGGACACCCCACGCGATGAAGCGCGTCAACTCCGCCTCCTCCGACGAGAACGTCGTGCGCGACGATGCGATCGCCGCCTACGCGCAGGCCTTGCTGTGGACCTTCACCGGCGAGCCGGTTTACGCCGCGCGGTCGCTGGCGATCCTCGACGCTTGGTCTGAATTGGAAGGCTTCACAGCGGGCACGCAGCAGGACCGCCTGCTGGCGGGCTGGATCGGCGCGGTGCTCGCGCCGGCGGCGGAGATCATGCGCGGCCACCCGGCGTGGACGGCAGACCGGACCGCCCGGCTCGCGGCGATGTTTCGACGCGCCTTCTACCCGCAACTCGAGCCCGCCAGCACGTGGAACGGCAATGTCGACCTCACCCAGATCGACGCGCTGCTGGCGATCGCGGTCTTCAACGAGGACGAGCCGCTGTTCCGCCGTGGGCTGGAACGGCTGCGCGTGCGGAGCGTGGCCTATTTTTATCTGGCGACGGATGGCTCCTTGCCCGCCTCGATTGCCGGCGACGGCGGCGACGTGCGGAAGTTTTGGTTTCAACCGCGGCGTTGGGTCGACGGGCTCACGCAGGAAACCTGCCGCGACAACGGACACCACAGCCAGTTCGGCCTCGGGTCGGCGCTGAACGCGGCGGAAACGGCGTGGCATCAGGGCGTGGACGTCTACGCGGAGCACCAAGCCCGCTACGTGGCGGCGATGGAGCTGCTCGCCGGGCAATTGCTCGCGGGCTCCATGCAGGGTGTGAGCGCGAACGATGTCCCGACCTCCAGCCGCTTTGCCACGTGGGAGCTCGGCTACCACCACTACCATCACCGCCGCGGGCTCGACCTGCCGAACACGCGCCGCCTGTTGGAGGAACAGATTCGCCCCCGCGCCGAGCGCGCGAGCTGGAACCTGGTGTTCGAGACGCTAACGCACGCCCGGTGA
- a CDS encoding addiction module protein gives MPRRKVQRLVEEAKQLPYGERAELIEQLIAASAQDIDPAVEKAWGDEVMRRLKEIEDGKVQLIPGEEVMARARKIIGRK, from the coding sequence ATGCCACGCCGCAAGGTCCAGCGACTCGTCGAAGAGGCCAAGCAACTGCCTTACGGCGAGCGCGCCGAACTCATCGAGCAGCTGATCGCCGCCTCCGCGCAGGACATCGACCCCGCCGTCGAAAAGGCGTGGGGCGATGAAGTCATGCGCCGCCTCAAGGAAATCGAGGACGGCAAAGTGCAGCTCATCCCGGGCGAGGAAGTGATGGCGCGAGCGCGCAAGATCATCGGCCGGAAGTGA
- a CDS encoding type II toxin-antitoxin system RelE/ParE family toxin: MKPFAFHPEADAEFIAALERYASITPELGHRFYDEIYRLVAEARTMPKVFRFIHPPARRVLSSDFPFGLIYVDQSDRIWILAVMHLHRAPGYWRHRLPRA; encoded by the coding sequence GTGAAGCCGTTTGCCTTTCATCCCGAGGCCGACGCAGAGTTCATCGCCGCGCTGGAGCGTTATGCCAGCATCACTCCCGAGCTAGGTCATAGGTTCTACGATGAAATTTACCGTCTCGTTGCTGAGGCGCGCACCATGCCGAAAGTGTTTCGATTCATCCATCCTCCCGCCCGGCGCGTGCTCTCCAGCGATTTCCCTTTCGGCCTGATCTACGTCGATCAATCCGACCGTATCTGGATTCTCGCCGTGATGCACCTCCACCGCGCGCCCGGCTACTGGCGGCACCGCTTGCCCCGCGCATGA
- a CDS encoding diguanylate cyclase, with protein sequence MTQRLDPPTKVTNSAMRRAFRTAVRTARIHGPKIWVMIALLLLGSQSAQGASEAKGQEAQIDRSPATVAEAKPSRVSLRFASGIRAIFEDSQGRFWFGSHNEGVSRWDGHEFAYFTVADGLSGNQVRTIQEDAAGNLWFGTDHGISRFDGKSFTTPVGRNQDDGNVALGQTWRKDAGDLWFLGDSGQPAAPFNGQGVYRWDGRRMEFLPFPVSADGATRDDYRVTAITRGRNGMIWFGTYPAVFGYDGRNFTTLDGRTLGLTAEDEPFHVRSVFEDSRGVLWIGNNGLGVLRYDGRSLSNFTKQHGLDLKDKGAAESLNRVFSIAEDAAGHLWFGTRDSGVWRYDGERLTHFTPRDGLTGAMVWTIYRDRRDRLWFGLGDGSVYRFNGTSFDKVY encoded by the coding sequence ATGACGCAACGCCTCGATCCGCCCACGAAAGTCACGAACTCAGCGATGCGCCGCGCCTTCAGAACTGCTGTCCGCACCGCCCGAATCCATGGCCCGAAAATCTGGGTCATGATTGCATTGCTATTGCTGGGCTCTCAATCGGCGCAGGGCGCATCCGAGGCCAAGGGACAGGAAGCCCAGATTGACCGATCACCCGCAACGGTCGCGGAGGCGAAACCTTCGCGGGTGTCCCTCCGGTTCGCCTCCGGGATTCGCGCGATTTTTGAGGATAGCCAGGGGCGCTTCTGGTTCGGCAGCCACAACGAGGGTGTGAGCCGTTGGGATGGGCACGAGTTTGCCTACTTCACGGTGGCCGATGGCTTGAGCGGAAATCAGGTCCGCACGATTCAGGAAGATGCGGCCGGAAACCTGTGGTTCGGAACCGACCACGGGATCAGCCGCTTCGACGGCAAATCGTTCACCACCCCAGTCGGACGAAATCAGGACGACGGGAACGTCGCGCTGGGACAGACTTGGCGCAAGGACGCCGGTGATCTCTGGTTTCTCGGCGATAGCGGACAACCAGCGGCCCCGTTCAACGGCCAAGGCGTGTATCGCTGGGATGGCCGGAGGATGGAATTTCTGCCCTTCCCGGTGTCAGCTGATGGCGCCACCCGTGACGACTACCGCGTCACCGCCATCACCCGCGGGCGCAACGGGATGATCTGGTTCGGGACGTATCCGGCGGTGTTTGGCTACGACGGACGAAACTTCACGACCCTCGACGGCCGAACCTTGGGCCTCACGGCGGAAGACGAACCGTTTCACGTCCGCAGTGTTTTCGAAGACAGCCGCGGCGTGCTGTGGATCGGCAACAACGGCCTCGGCGTGCTGCGGTATGACGGTCGATCCCTGTCCAACTTCACCAAACAGCACGGCCTCGATCTCAAGGACAAGGGCGCGGCGGAATCCTTGAATCGGGTGTTCTCCATCGCCGAAGACGCGGCCGGCCACTTGTGGTTCGGCACCCGCGACAGCGGGGTGTGGCGCTACGACGGTGAGCGGCTGACTCACTTCACCCCACGCGACGGACTGACCGGCGCCATGGTGTGGACCATCTATCGCGACCGACGAGACAGGCTCTGGTTCGGCTTGGGCGACGGCAGTGTCTACCGCTTCAACGGCACGTCGTTCGACAAGGTCTATTAA
- a CDS encoding GNAT family N-acetyltransferase — MKETRDDLVLSTHPADQQPAAIHAYLTRSYWAEGIPLELVRRSLAHSLCFGVFDRGAQVAFARVVTDRATFAYLCDVYVLESHRGRGLASWMMDAIGRHPDLLGLRRFLLATRDAHGLYARHGFAAPKNPAAFMEISRPGLYKSTAATGRANADSLRQEQ; from the coding sequence ATGAAGGAAACCCGCGACGACCTCGTCCTCAGCACCCACCCGGCTGACCAGCAACCGGCCGCCATCCACGCTTACCTGACCCGTTCCTATTGGGCCGAGGGCATCCCGCTCGAACTCGTCCGCCGCAGCCTCGCCCATTCGCTCTGCTTCGGCGTCTTCGATCGCGGAGCACAAGTCGCGTTCGCGCGCGTCGTGACCGATCGCGCGACGTTCGCCTACCTATGCGACGTCTACGTGCTCGAGTCCCACCGGGGGCGCGGCCTCGCCTCGTGGATGATGGACGCGATCGGCCGGCATCCCGATCTCCTCGGCCTGCGGCGTTTTCTCCTCGCGACGCGCGACGCGCACGGTCTCTACGCGCGCCATGGCTTCGCGGCACCGAAGAACCCCGCCGCCTTCATGGAAATCAGCCGGCCCGGCCTCTACAAATCGACCGCGGCAACGGGACGCGCCAACGCGGATTCGCTCCGGCAGGAGCAGTGA